One Euphorbia lathyris chromosome 1, ddEupLath1.1, whole genome shotgun sequence DNA segment encodes these proteins:
- the LOC136231918 gene encoding uncharacterized protein, with protein MSLLEVITKASASSEQLAPQSEYPIVLNADEIFCNLKPELDVANPSSLAITVSGWQITETDSQLIESSKKFCSKLKRKLKDINHFNKDEFIGILNSFIEKIGKNVGISVEVDPSTNGYTQVLIEKMGFLMGQHVASLVLDACISLEIWDLVQTLIIKGIPDHSCYPNLVTSLVAKKRSDLLCLSMKHASALGLLELVCILKYFLSPPKDAYNTMMTVKKEWEREALSAIEKVKDKNLSDKKSRIAKEASVLLMLAYDGFSMSELCLHYLLASACVDEVVLSSSFAKLNGKEMMGLIKYLGKWLKKYEMFPQAGPCPKASSTLGLKACDWVPKLEDVVKFLGMVLDENFSSLVLHPEFHEELKSIEELVVSLAFDSKFCCSITNVLENLKTEVKGDQN; from the coding sequence ATGTCTTTGCTTGAAGTGATCACAAAGGCTTCGGCCAGTTCTGAACAACTTGCACCCCAGTCAGAATATCCCATAGTTCTAAATGCAGATGAAATTTTCTGCAATTTGAAGCCAGAACTTGATGTTGCAAATCCTTCGTCACTTGCAATTACTGTGTCTGGGTGGCAAATCACAGAAACTGATTCTCAACTCATTGAATCAAGCAAAAAGTTTTGTTCCAAGTTGAAGAGGAAACTCAAAGACATCAATCATTTCAACAAGGATGAATTTATTGGAATTTTGAATTCTTTTATTGAGAAAATTGGTAAAAACGTTGGAATTTCAGTTGAGGTTGATCCCTCAACAAATGGCTACACTCAGGTATTGATTGAGAAGATGGGATTTTTGATGGGTCAACATGTGGCTAGTTTAGTTTTGGATGCCTGTATTAGTTTAGAGATTTGGGATTTGGTGCAGACATTGATCATCAAAGGGATTCCTGATCATTCATGTTATCCCAATTTAGTCACAAGTCTTGTGGCAAAGAAGAGGTCTGATTTGCTCTGCTTGAGTATGAAACATGCTTCAGCTTTGGGATTATTAGAGTTGGTTTGCATTTTGAAGTATTTTCTTTCTCCCCCAAAAGATGCATATAATACAATGATGACTGTGAAGAAAGAATGGGAGAGGGAGGCATTGTCAGCTATTGAGAAGGTGAAAGACAAGAATCTCTCTGATAAGAAATCACGCATAGCTAAAGAGGCTTCAGTTCTGCTTATGCTTGCCTATGATGGGTTCTCAATGTCTGAGCTCTGTTTGCATTATTTGCTGGCTTCAGCATGTGTTGATGAAGTTGTATTATCATCTTCATTTGCTAAACTGAATGGGAAAGAGATGATGGGTTTGATAAAGTATTTGGGGAAATGGTTGAAGAAGTATGAAATGTTTCCTCAGGCAGGTCCATGCCCTAAGGCTTCATCTACCTTGGGATTAAAAGCTTGTGATTGGGTTCCAAAACTTGAAGATGTTGTCAAGTTTCTTGGTATGGTGTTAGATGAGAACTTCTCTTCCCTGGTCTTACACCCGGAGTTTCATGAAGAGTTGAAATCAATTGAAGAATTGGTTGTTTCTCTAGCTTTCGACTCCAAATTTTGTTGCTCTATCACAAATGTACTAGAAAATTTGAAAACGGAAGTCAAAGGTGATCAAAATTAG
- the LOC136231926 gene encoding tRNase Z TRZ1, with protein MNSKQQNAHGKREEKRMLTIEGYPVEGLSIGGHETCIIFPSLNLAFDIGRCPQRAISQDFLFISHAHMDHIGGLPMYVATRGLYRMKPPTIVLPTSIKETVEQLFEVHRKLDGSELNHNLVGLDVGEEFYMRKDLKVKAFRTYHAIQSQGYVVYSVKQKLKREFLGLPPNEIKNLKASGVEITNTVTTPEVAFTGDTMSDFITDENNVDALMARILVMESTFLDDAVEVEHARDYGHTHLSEIVSYADRFENKAILLIHFSARYTVEEIQKAVSGLPPSLADRVFALTDGF; from the exons ATGAATTCGAAACAACAAAATGCACATGgcaaaagagaagagaagagaatgTTGACAATTGAAGGGTATCCAGTTGAGGGGTTATCCATTGGAGGCCATGAAACTTGCATTATTTTTCCTTCTCTCAATCTGGCTTTTGATATTGGCCGGTGTCCACAGCGCGCTATCTCTCAGGACTTCCTCTTCATCTCCCATGCTCACATGGATCACATT GGAGGATTGCCCATGTATGTTGCAACACGCGGGTTATACCGAATGAAGCCTCCAACAATTGTTCTGCCCACTTCCATCAAAGAAACTGTGGAACAGCTCTTTGAGGTGCACAGGAAGCTGGATGGATCAGAACTTAACCATAATCTGGTTGGTCTGGATGTGG GAGAAGAGTTTTATATGAGAAAAGACCTAAAAGTAAAAGCATTTAGAACTTACCATGCAATACAAAGCCAG GGATATGTAGTTTACTCTGTAAAACAGAAACTTAAGCGAGAGTTCTTGGGCCTTCCTCCAAATGAGATTAAAAACTTAAAGGCATCAGGTGTTGAG ATAACTAACACTGTAACTACACCTGAAGTTGCTTTTACTGGAGATACCATGTCTGACTTCATAACTGATGAAAACAATGTTGATGCTCTGATGGCCCGGATTCTTGTTATGGAG AGCACATTTCTTGATGATGCTGTGGAAGTGGAGCATGCACGAGATTATGGACACACTCATCTATCTGAG ATAGTTAGTTATGCAGACAGATTTGAGAACAAAGCAATACTCCTGATTCATTTTTCAGCTCGTTATACAGTAGAG GAAATTCAAAAGGCTGTTTCCGGATTGCCACCCTCTTTGGCAGACCGAGTTTTTGCACTAACAGATGGATTTTGA